A portion of the Halalkalicoccus subterraneus genome contains these proteins:
- a CDS encoding archease — protein MDARYELREHTADVGVAASGPTLDSVFGALADGLAAAQCDEIPDSGERFSFSLAAERRDALLFDYLDQLIYERDVRLVLPVDNEVRVDTDRWRLDASARGVPLGAVEAREVKAVTYSEMRIEEREEGWEAYVVLDV, from the coding sequence ATGGACGCCCGATACGAGCTCCGCGAGCACACCGCCGACGTGGGGGTCGCGGCCTCCGGCCCGACCCTCGATTCGGTCTTCGGCGCGCTCGCCGACGGGCTGGCGGCCGCCCAGTGCGACGAGATCCCCGATTCGGGCGAGCGCTTCTCGTTTTCGCTCGCCGCAGAACGCCGCGATGCGCTGCTGTTCGATTACCTCGATCAGCTCATCTACGAACGCGACGTTCGCCTCGTCCTCCCCGTCGACAACGAGGTCCGGGTCGACACCGACCGGTGGCGACTCGACGCGAGCGCACGCGGCGTTCCTCTCGGGGCGGTCGAGGCTCGCGAAGTGAAGGCCGTCACCTACTCGGAGATGCGAATCGAGGAGCGCGAGGAGGGCTGGGAGGCGTACGTCGTGCTCGACGTCTGA
- a CDS encoding cation:proton antiporter produces the protein MAIELYHVALVVIGLALLGVTVLQLVASERPVSLPIFFVAFGAAAFSVPGIPAPDPLEQGLLAEHLAELGVIIALMSLGLKIDRPASLRGWSSTWRLLAITMPLSIAGAALIGWWLVGFLLPTAVLLGAVIAPTDPVLAGEVQVAEPGEGGVNEEDSEPRFALSSEAGLNDGLAFPFTNLAIAIALVGLAPGNWLGEWLLVSVVYRIVVGTFVGVVLGAILARLVFATAPETRIARSVEGLEAIAGTLLVYGLTEIVGGYGFIAVFVAALMIRRYEHDHEYNDSLHQISELAEQVLMALIMVFFGGAIAGGLLGPLTTEGILAALAIVFLVRPIAGMVGLAGFDLPWSDRGAIAFFGIRGIGSFYYLAHGLNEAAFADADLLWAVVGTVVLVSVVLHGVTASPVMNRLH, from the coding sequence GTGGCGATAGAACTCTACCACGTCGCGTTGGTGGTGATCGGCCTCGCGCTGCTCGGGGTCACCGTATTACAGTTGGTCGCCTCCGAGCGCCCCGTCTCGCTGCCGATCTTCTTCGTCGCGTTCGGTGCGGCGGCCTTCTCCGTTCCCGGGATTCCTGCCCCCGACCCGCTCGAACAGGGACTGCTCGCCGAACATCTCGCCGAACTGGGGGTGATCATCGCGCTGATGTCCCTCGGGCTGAAGATCGACCGCCCGGCGAGCCTGCGCGGGTGGTCCTCGACGTGGCGACTGCTCGCGATCACCATGCCGCTGTCGATCGCCGGGGCCGCCCTCATCGGTTGGTGGCTCGTGGGCTTTCTCCTCCCGACGGCCGTGTTGCTCGGGGCGGTCATCGCGCCGACCGATCCCGTGCTCGCGGGCGAGGTGCAGGTCGCGGAACCCGGTGAGGGCGGCGTCAACGAGGAGGACTCCGAGCCGCGATTCGCGCTCTCCTCGGAGGCGGGACTCAACGACGGGCTGGCCTTTCCCTTCACGAACCTCGCCATCGCGATCGCGCTGGTCGGGCTCGCGCCGGGCAACTGGCTCGGCGAGTGGCTGCTCGTGAGCGTCGTCTACAGGATCGTCGTCGGCACGTTCGTCGGGGTCGTCCTCGGCGCGATCCTCGCTCGCCTCGTCTTCGCGACCGCCCCGGAGACGCGGATCGCCCGGTCCGTCGAGGGACTGGAGGCGATCGCAGGAACGTTGTTGGTCTACGGGCTGACCGAGATCGTCGGCGGCTACGGCTTCATCGCGGTGTTCGTCGCCGCGCTGATGATCCGGCGCTACGAGCACGACCACGAGTACAACGACTCGCTCCACCAGATCTCCGAACTCGCCGAACAGGTGCTGATGGCGCTGATCATGGTCTTCTTCGGCGGAGCGATCGCCGGCGGCCTGCTCGGCCCGCTCACGACCGAGGGAATCCTCGCCGCACTCGCGATCGTCTTCCTCGTCCGCCCGATCGCGGGAATGGTCGGACTCGCCGGGTTCGATCTCCCGTGGAGCGATCGTGGCGCGATCGCCTTCTTCGGGATCCGCGGAATCGGCTCCTTTTACTACCTCGCCCACGGGTTGAACGAGGCAGCGTTTGCCGACGCGGACCTCCTGTGGGCGGTCGTCGGGACGGTCGTCCTCGTCTCGGTCGTCCTCCACGGCGTGACGGCGTCGCCGGTGATGAATCGGCTCCACTGA